From Candidatus Manganitrophus morganii, the proteins below share one genomic window:
- a CDS encoding NAD-dependent epimerase/dehydratase family protein, translated as MKKQILISGGAGFIGSHLADELLAHGYRVRALDNLSEQVHGPRAGRPDYLHPDVELIVGDVRDRTAVRRALEGVDAVYHFAAAVGVGQSMYEIARYTEVNNLGTAVLLEALIERPVERLIVASSMSLYGEGLYRAADGRLMPESERSLLQLKASEWEVRNAEGEILDPIPTPETKPPCLSSVYALSKYDQERICLMIGRAYHFPAVALRFFNVFGTRQALSNPYTGVLAIFASRLLNGNRPLIFEDGLQRRDFVSVYDVARACRLALEVPEAAGEALNIGSGRSYTIREVADRMAAALGKEGIQPEITGQYRAGDIRHCFADITRARKVLGYEPRVTLEEGLVELASWLKGQVAIDRVSDARAELAARGLTR; from the coding sequence ATGAAGAAGCAGATTCTCATCAGCGGCGGCGCGGGTTTCATCGGCTCTCATCTGGCCGATGAACTCCTCGCGCACGGCTATCGCGTCCGCGCCCTCGACAATCTTTCGGAGCAGGTCCACGGCCCCCGCGCGGGGCGGCCCGATTATCTACATCCCGATGTGGAATTGATCGTGGGAGACGTTCGCGACCGGACGGCGGTCCGGCGCGCCTTGGAAGGGGTCGATGCCGTCTACCATTTTGCGGCGGCGGTCGGCGTCGGCCAAAGCATGTACGAGATCGCGCGTTACACCGAGGTGAACAACCTCGGCACCGCCGTCCTCCTGGAAGCGTTGATTGAGCGGCCGGTGGAGCGGCTGATCGTGGCATCGAGCATGAGCTTGTACGGCGAGGGGCTCTACCGGGCGGCCGACGGTCGCCTGATGCCCGAGTCGGAACGGAGTCTGCTGCAACTCAAGGCCTCCGAATGGGAGGTCCGGAATGCCGAAGGAGAAATCCTCGATCCGATCCCCACGCCGGAGACGAAGCCGCCTTGTCTCTCTTCGGTTTATGCCCTCTCCAAATACGATCAAGAGCGGATCTGTCTGATGATCGGGCGCGCCTATCATTTCCCGGCGGTCGCGCTCCGCTTCTTCAATGTCTTCGGGACCCGGCAGGCCCTCTCCAATCCTTATACCGGCGTCTTGGCGATTTTCGCCAGCCGTTTGCTGAACGGCAATCGGCCGTTGATTTTTGAGGACGGCCTCCAGCGGCGCGATTTCGTCAGCGTCTATGATGTGGCGCGCGCCTGCCGGCTGGCCTTGGAAGTGCCGGAGGCGGCCGGGGAGGCGTTGAACATCGGAAGCGGCCGCTCTTATACGATTCGGGAGGTGGCCGACCGGATGGCGGCGGCGCTCGGAAAAGAGGGGATTCAGCCTGAGATCACCGGACAATACCGGGCCGGTGATATCCGGCACTGCTTCGCCGATATCACCCGCGCCCGAAAGGTCCTCGGGTACGAGCCTCGCGTCACATTGGAGGAAGGGTTGGTCGAGTTGGCGTCATGGTTGAAGGGGCAGGTGGCGATCGATCGTGTGTCGGATGCCCGCGCGGAACTCGCTGCCCGGGGATTGACGCGATGA
- a CDS encoding J domain-containing protein, protein MAVKYRDYYEVLGVPRTASAEEIKKAYRKLARKYHPDLQTGPGKEEAERKFKELNEANEVLGDPKKREKYDRLGPQWQEGMDFTPPPGAGPREGTFRYEGGFEGFEEFGGFSDFFESLFGDTMGARRRGRGFGRAGAPRPRRGSDVESEMELTLEEAIHGAKRRVRLQGQALCPVCNGRGVVGQQTCPRCGGTGRVVEERELTVNIPPGARDGDRVRLAGQGEPGENGAPPGDLFIRIRLLPHPRFKIVNENDLETEIEVMPWEAVLGTEVRIQTLDGEGNLKIPAGSRRGKRFRLRGKGLPIRGKGRGDLYVQLEINVPPQVTPEERRLYEELARLAKEKRS, encoded by the coding sequence ATGGCGGTAAAATATCGAGACTACTATGAAGTCCTGGGCGTTCCCCGGACCGCTTCCGCGGAGGAGATCAAGAAGGCCTATCGAAAGCTCGCGCGGAAATATCATCCCGACCTCCAGACCGGTCCAGGCAAGGAAGAGGCCGAGCGGAAATTCAAAGAGCTCAATGAGGCCAACGAGGTGCTCGGCGATCCGAAGAAGCGGGAGAAATACGACCGCCTCGGACCGCAGTGGCAGGAAGGGATGGACTTTACCCCGCCGCCCGGGGCGGGCCCCCGAGAGGGGACCTTCCGGTACGAGGGGGGATTCGAAGGATTCGAGGAGTTCGGCGGTTTTTCCGATTTCTTCGAATCGCTCTTCGGCGACACGATGGGGGCCCGCCGGAGAGGGAGAGGATTCGGCCGCGCCGGCGCCCCCCGCCCGAGGCGCGGCAGCGACGTCGAATCGGAGATGGAGCTCACCCTGGAAGAGGCGATCCACGGGGCGAAGCGGCGGGTCCGCCTTCAGGGACAGGCCCTCTGTCCCGTCTGCAACGGCCGCGGGGTGGTCGGACAACAGACCTGCCCCCGCTGCGGCGGGACCGGCCGGGTCGTCGAAGAAAGGGAGCTGACGGTTAACATCCCCCCCGGGGCGCGGGACGGGGATCGGGTCCGCCTCGCCGGGCAGGGAGAGCCGGGAGAAAACGGCGCCCCTCCGGGAGACCTCTTCATCCGCATCCGGCTTCTCCCCCATCCTCGCTTTAAAATTGTGAATGAAAATGATCTCGAGACGGAAATTGAAGTGATGCCGTGGGAGGCCGTTCTGGGAACCGAGGTTCGGATTCAGACCCTCGACGGCGAAGGAAACCTGAAAATCCCGGCGGGAAGTCGCAGGGGGAAGCGGTTCCGGCTTCGCGGGAAAGGGCTTCCCATTCGAGGGAAAGGACGGGGGGATCTTTACGTTCAACTTGAGATCAATGTCCCCCCGCAGGTGACGCCGGAAGAACGGCGCCTTTACGAGGAACTCGCGCGTCTGGCAAAGGAGAAGCGGTCGTGA
- a CDS encoding nicotinate phosphoribosyltransferase codes for MPSSVLLTDLYQLTMLQGYFEEGMAETAVFEFFVRKKPPERNFFIAAGLEPLLRYLESLQFSPEELAWLAKTGRFSNRFIDDLSQLRFAGDVDAMPEGTVFFPNEPIVRVTAPLPQAQLIETRLINLLHLQILIASKAARSVLIAPGKLLIDFGLRRAHGAEAGLTAARASYLAGFAGSSNVLAEFADGVPSYGTMAHSFIQAHEEETEAFLRFAQGQPDNVLLLIDTYDTEAAAKKVVSIAPRLKSKGIEIKGVRIDSGDLADHAKKVRRILDEGGLPTAKIWASGNLDEQVVRDLLASGAPIDGFGIGSRLDTSADVPYLDCAYKLQEYAGRARRKRSEGKATWPGRKQVYRRSGPDGRIAEDLLTLEGDPQEGEGLLQPMMRAGRRLAPSPSLAEARRRAAAELARLPEPLRRLEEAPPYRVKISEGLQRLAAEVDARSG; via the coding sequence ATGCCGTCGAGCGTTCTGTTAACCGATCTTTATCAGCTCACCATGCTCCAAGGGTATTTTGAGGAGGGGATGGCGGAGACGGCGGTCTTCGAATTTTTTGTTCGAAAAAAACCGCCGGAGCGCAACTTTTTCATCGCCGCCGGTCTGGAGCCGCTGCTCCGCTACCTGGAGTCGCTTCAATTCAGCCCGGAAGAATTGGCGTGGCTCGCAAAGACCGGCCGGTTCAGCAATCGGTTCATCGATGATTTGTCCCAGCTTCGGTTTGCCGGGGATGTCGATGCCATGCCGGAGGGGACAGTCTTCTTTCCGAACGAGCCGATCGTCCGGGTGACCGCGCCGCTTCCGCAGGCGCAGCTGATCGAGACCCGCCTGATCAATCTGCTTCACCTTCAAATCCTGATCGCCTCGAAAGCGGCCCGATCGGTCCTGATCGCGCCGGGAAAGCTGTTGATCGATTTCGGACTGCGCCGGGCGCACGGGGCGGAGGCCGGCTTGACGGCGGCGCGCGCCTCTTATCTGGCCGGCTTCGCCGGCTCGTCCAACGTCTTGGCCGAATTTGCCGATGGGGTCCCCTCCTACGGAACGATGGCCCACTCTTTCATTCAAGCCCATGAGGAGGAGACGGAGGCCTTCCTCCGGTTCGCCCAAGGGCAACCGGACAATGTCCTCCTCCTGATCGATACCTATGACACGGAGGCCGCCGCGAAGAAGGTCGTCTCGATCGCGCCGCGGCTGAAGTCGAAGGGAATCGAGATCAAAGGGGTCCGAATTGACAGCGGCGATCTCGCCGATCATGCGAAAAAGGTGCGGCGGATCTTGGACGAGGGGGGATTGCCGACGGCGAAGATCTGGGCCAGCGGCAATCTCGATGAACAGGTCGTGCGCGACCTGCTGGCGTCGGGGGCCCCGATCGACGGCTTCGGCATCGGCTCCCGCCTCGACACCTCGGCCGACGTCCCCTACCTCGACTGCGCCTACAAGCTTCAGGAATATGCGGGGCGGGCGCGCCGGAAGCGGTCGGAGGGAAAAGCCACCTGGCCGGGACGGAAACAGGTCTATCGCCGGAGCGGCCCGGACGGACGAATCGCCGAGGATCTTCTCACGCTGGAGGGTGACCCGCAGGAAGGGGAAGGGCTCCTCCAGCCGATGATGCGCGCGGGCCGGCGTCTCGCCCCGTCTCCCTCCCTTGCCGAAGCGCGCCGGCGCGCCGCCGCCGAACTGGCCCGCCTTCCGGAGCCGCTGCGTCGGCTGGAAGAAGCCCCCCCGTATCGGGTGAAGATTTCCGAGGGGCTCCAGCGGCTGGCCGCCGAAGTCGATGCCCGAAGCGGATAA
- a CDS encoding glycosyl hydrolase — translation MSVPMIEAIKFWNEPNNLSHWDFTIDPEWKEYVRMTRSAAERVRALCPSLRRVLGGISPIDPSFIALLGRHGLLASVDVVAVHGFPLDWNHWQLEEWPKKIEAIEKVTDLPVWVTEVGVSTFGADEVQRFGLQRTTALLLGRVERLFWYSLLDLPPAWEATTRHKESEGSSYYRHFYMGLVRDDGTPKPALDCFNPEMGICQWFHFQDHRLESAVAWLRRMGVKKLRTGLSWADWHRPGAVDWFDHQMAQLAEFDLTLTLCFTPPSRGRLPHYTSPPLVPEEFAGFAEWVVRRYVLGEKKETDMPRRILDPMKPEGDGIAPVRSDR, via the coding sequence GTGAGCGTACCGATGATCGAAGCGATCAAGTTCTGGAATGAGCCGAACAATCTTTCTCATTGGGATTTTACGATCGATCCGGAGTGGAAAGAGTACGTGCGGATGACCCGGTCGGCGGCGGAGCGGGTGCGCGCCCTCTGCCCTTCCTTACGCCGGGTGCTGGGAGGGATCTCGCCGATCGATCCGAGCTTCATCGCCCTTCTCGGCCGGCACGGCTTGCTGGCATCGGTCGACGTGGTGGCGGTCCACGGCTTTCCGCTCGACTGGAATCACTGGCAACTCGAAGAGTGGCCGAAGAAGATCGAAGCGATCGAGAAGGTGACCGACCTTCCGGTTTGGGTCACCGAGGTGGGGGTCTCCACCTTCGGGGCGGATGAAGTTCAACGCTTTGGATTGCAGCGGACGACGGCGCTTTTATTGGGGCGGGTCGAGCGGCTCTTCTGGTACAGCCTTCTCGATCTCCCCCCGGCCTGGGAGGCGACGACCCGCCACAAAGAGAGCGAGGGAAGTTCATATTACCGGCATTTCTATATGGGATTGGTTCGGGACGACGGCACGCCGAAACCGGCGCTCGATTGTTTCAACCCCGAGATGGGGATCTGCCAGTGGTTTCACTTTCAGGATCACCGCCTTGAATCGGCGGTCGCCTGGCTGCGGCGGATGGGGGTGAAAAAACTCCGGACCGGGTTGAGCTGGGCCGATTGGCACCGGCCCGGCGCCGTCGACTGGTTCGATCATCAAATGGCGCAACTCGCCGAATTCGACCTGACCCTTACCCTCTGCTTCACCCCCCCCTCGCGGGGGCGCCTCCCGCATTACACGAGTCCTCCCTTGGTGCCGGAGGAGTTTGCCGGATTCGCCGAGTGGGTGGTGCGGCGGTATGTCCTCGGTGAGAAAAAGGAGACCGACATGCCGCGGCGGATTCTCGATCCGATGAAGCCCGAGGGGGACGGCATCGCCCCGGTCAGATCGGATCGTTGA
- a CDS encoding TIGR04295 family B12-binding domain-containing radical SAM protein translates to MAAGGPLRKAGASRGPRAQRVAGTERTRRRKGGGMKVALVNPHWTFDGSIYFGCREVHLPLEYGYAKALLEEEGAEVLLIDGLAEGLSREEIRARVAAFAPDFSVITTAPSYLFWRCAPPELRIPLETVSDLRPAGGTLIAVGPHGSTTPTITLKKLGVDAVILGEAEEILPILIRKPIGAWDEVPSVCYRAGDQIRVQGGPHACDMAALPPLRWSRESLARHPHHHHRFEAPPDGPGAEMETSRGCPYHCTFCAKENFRDDYRKRPLPVILEELDGLIDAGATYLYFIDEIFLPSKPLLEGIAERGIRFGVQTRIDLWSPPMLALLGRAGCVSIEAGVESISPEGRKWLDKPSRLSTDEIVARLIDAKRQVPFVQANLLEAHMDDPAAIEAWRERLAKEGVWANKPVPLFPYPGSPDYVRKWGLPDEQAWERAHAHYLREYEAFSDIQEQRPIPLQMLESNTGERGRRSA, encoded by the coding sequence ATGGCTGCGGGAGGCCCGCTCCGAAAAGCCGGCGCTTCGCGGGGCCCGCGCGCGCAGCGCGTCGCAGGTACGGAGCGGACGCGCCGCCGGAAAGGGGGCGGCATGAAGGTCGCGCTGGTCAATCCCCATTGGACCTTCGACGGAAGCATCTACTTCGGCTGCCGCGAGGTCCATCTCCCGTTGGAATACGGCTACGCCAAGGCCTTGCTGGAGGAAGAGGGCGCGGAGGTCCTCCTCATCGACGGCTTGGCGGAGGGGCTTTCGCGGGAAGAGATCCGCGCCCGCGTGGCGGCCTTCGCCCCTGATTTTTCCGTGATCACCACCGCGCCGAGCTATCTCTTCTGGCGCTGCGCGCCGCCGGAGCTGCGGATCCCGCTCGAAACGGTTTCCGATCTGCGGCCGGCCGGCGGAACATTAATCGCCGTCGGCCCGCACGGCTCGACAACCCCGACCATCACCTTGAAGAAGCTCGGGGTCGACGCCGTGATCCTCGGCGAAGCGGAGGAGATCTTGCCGATTCTCATCCGGAAACCGATCGGGGCGTGGGACGAGGTCCCGTCGGTCTGCTACCGCGCGGGAGACCAGATCCGCGTCCAGGGGGGGCCGCATGCCTGCGACATGGCCGCCCTGCCGCCGCTCCGCTGGTCGCGCGAGAGCCTCGCCCGGCATCCGCACCATCACCATCGGTTCGAGGCCCCCCCCGACGGCCCCGGCGCCGAGATGGAGACCTCGCGCGGCTGCCCCTATCACTGCACCTTCTGCGCGAAGGAGAACTTCCGGGACGACTATCGCAAGCGCCCCCTGCCGGTCATCTTGGAAGAACTCGACGGCCTCATCGACGCGGGGGCGACCTATCTCTACTTCATCGACGAGATCTTCCTCCCGAGCAAGCCGCTTCTGGAGGGGATCGCGGAGCGGGGGATTCGCTTCGGCGTCCAGACCCGGATCGATCTCTGGAGCCCGCCGATGCTGGCGCTCCTCGGCCGGGCCGGCTGCGTGTCGATCGAAGCGGGGGTCGAAAGCATCAGCCCGGAGGGGAGAAAGTGGCTCGATAAACCGAGCCGGCTCTCCACCGACGAAATCGTCGCGCGTCTGATCGATGCCAAGCGGCAGGTCCCCTTTGTCCAGGCGAACCTCCTCGAAGCCCACATGGACGATCCGGCGGCGATCGAAGCGTGGCGGGAGCGTCTGGCGAAAGAGGGGGTCTGGGCGAACAAGCCGGTTCCGCTCTTTCCCTACCCCGGCTCCCCCGACTACGTCCGCAAATGGGGCCTCCCAGACGAGCAAGCGTGGGAGCGGGCGCACGCGCACTATCTTCGAGAGTACGAAGCATTCAGCGATATTCAGGAACAACGGCCCATTCCGTTACAGATGCTGGAATCGAATACAGGAGAACGCGGAAGACGGTCGGCTTGA
- a CDS encoding NAD-dependent epimerase/dehydratase family protein: MINGKKERPVLITGGAGFIGTNLAHRLLQAGRPVLIFDNLSRAGVEQNLRWLRERHGSRLQVTVADVRNVFALQRAVRQAASVFHFAAQVAVTTSLTEPIDDFEVNARGTLNLLEAIRVLETPPPLLFTSTNKVYGELENLPLRQGIKRYEPEAPEIRTYGIGESRPLEFHSPYGCSKGAADQYVLDYARTYGIPAAVFRMSCIYGPHQFGTEDQGWVAHFMIRAMESRPITLFGDGRQVRDVLYVEDLIDAFLLAQGRIDSLSGKAFNIGGGPSNTTSLLELIHLIETIGEGPLTTHFEPWRLADQRYYVSDTRRFQAATDWSPRVGVEKGVRLLYEWLREARSEKPALRGARARSASQVRSGRAAGKGAA; encoded by the coding sequence ATGATCAACGGAAAAAAGGAACGACCCGTATTGATTACGGGAGGGGCCGGCTTCATCGGGACGAACCTCGCGCACCGCCTTCTTCAGGCGGGACGCCCGGTTTTGATTTTCGACAATCTCTCGCGCGCCGGGGTGGAGCAGAACCTGCGTTGGCTGCGCGAGCGGCACGGAAGCCGCCTGCAGGTGACGGTGGCCGACGTGCGCAACGTATTTGCGCTGCAGCGGGCCGTCCGGCAGGCCGCCTCCGTTTTTCATTTCGCCGCGCAGGTGGCGGTCACGACGAGCCTTACCGAGCCGATCGACGATTTCGAGGTCAACGCGCGCGGGACGCTGAATCTGCTCGAAGCGATCCGCGTCTTGGAGACCCCTCCCCCCCTCCTCTTCACCTCGACAAATAAAGTCTACGGCGAGTTGGAGAATCTCCCCCTTCGGCAGGGGATCAAACGTTACGAGCCGGAAGCGCCGGAGATCCGGACCTACGGCATCGGCGAATCCCGGCCGCTCGAATTTCACAGCCCTTACGGCTGCTCGAAAGGGGCAGCCGATCAATACGTCCTCGACTACGCGCGCACGTACGGCATCCCCGCGGCGGTCTTCCGGATGAGCTGTATCTACGGTCCGCATCAGTTCGGGACCGAAGATCAGGGATGGGTCGCCCATTTCATGATCCGCGCGATGGAGAGCCGGCCGATCACCCTCTTCGGCGACGGCCGGCAGGTTCGAGACGTTCTTTATGTCGAAGATCTGATCGATGCGTTCCTCCTCGCCCAAGGGCGGATCGACTCCCTCTCGGGAAAGGCGTTTAATATCGGCGGCGGGCCGTCGAACACGACCAGTCTCTTGGAGTTGATCCATCTGATCGAAACCATCGGAGAGGGGCCGCTGACGACGCATTTCGAGCCGTGGCGGCTCGCCGATCAGCGCTACTATGTTTCGGACACCCGCCGATTTCAAGCGGCGACCGACTGGTCGCCCCGGGTCGGCGTTGAGAAAGGGGTTCGGTTGCTCTACGAATGGCTGCGGGAGGCCCGCTCCGAAAAGCCGGCGCTTCGCGGGGCCCGCGCGCGCAGCGCGTCGCAGGTACGGAGCGGACGCGCCGCCGGAAAGGGGGCGGCATGA
- a CDS encoding SDR family oxidoreductase: MHSSFDPERKKILVTGGAGFLGSHLCGRLLAQGHQILCLDNYFTGSKENIRSFLDHPRFEAIRHDIVHPIDLEVDRIYNLACPASPVHYQFDPVRTVQANVLGVTHMLELARRTKARILQASTSEVYGDPEVHPQPESYWGNVNPIGPRSCYDEGKRVAETLMMDYHRQYRIDIRIVRIFNTYGPAMAPNDGRVVSNFILQALQGNEITVYGDGDQTRSFCYVDDLIEGIIRMMETPGVTGPVNLGNPEEFTVLALAEKVISLTGSRSKIVHKPLPQDDPTQRRPDITLAGKLLSWEPKIPLEEGLKKTIAYFEEYVFSKKTLPIRAAGTKQNGHAASRLPTGALRRAG; this comes from the coding sequence ATGCATTCAAGCTTTGATCCAGAGCGAAAGAAAATTTTGGTCACGGGCGGCGCCGGTTTTCTCGGCTCGCATCTTTGCGGGCGGCTCCTCGCGCAGGGGCATCAGATCCTCTGCCTGGACAATTACTTCACAGGGTCAAAGGAGAACATCCGTTCTTTCCTGGATCATCCCCGGTTTGAAGCGATCCGGCACGACATCGTTCATCCGATCGATCTGGAGGTCGATCGGATTTACAATCTTGCCTGCCCCGCTTCGCCGGTCCATTATCAGTTCGACCCGGTCCGCACCGTTCAGGCGAATGTGCTCGGCGTCACCCATATGCTGGAATTGGCGCGACGGACCAAAGCCCGCATCCTCCAAGCCTCCACCTCGGAGGTTTATGGAGACCCCGAAGTCCACCCCCAGCCGGAGTCTTATTGGGGAAACGTCAACCCGATCGGTCCTCGAAGCTGTTATGACGAGGGAAAGCGGGTGGCAGAGACCCTGATGATGGATTACCACCGCCAGTACCGGATCGATATCCGGATCGTCCGGATCTTCAACACCTACGGACCCGCCATGGCCCCCAATGACGGACGGGTGGTGAGCAACTTCATCCTTCAAGCGCTTCAAGGAAATGAGATCACGGTCTACGGAGACGGCGACCAGACCCGCTCCTTCTGCTACGTCGATGATCTGATCGAAGGGATCATCCGGATGATGGAGACGCCGGGGGTGACCGGGCCGGTGAATCTGGGAAATCCGGAGGAGTTTACCGTGCTGGCGCTGGCCGAGAAGGTCATCTCCCTCACCGGGTCCCGCTCCAAGATCGTTCATAAGCCCCTCCCTCAGGATGATCCGACACAGCGCCGCCCCGACATAACCTTGGCGGGGAAACTGCTTTCTTGGGAGCCGAAGATCCCGCTCGAAGAAGGACTCAAGAAGACAATCGCCTATTTTGAAGAATATGTCTTTTCGAAAAAGACCCTTCCGATTCGAGCGGCCGGAACGAAACAAAACGGCCATGCGGCCTCACGCCTGCCGACCGGCGCGCTGCGCCGGGCCGGCTAA
- a CDS encoding adenosine-specific kinase — translation MEFKSIKIDKPEEINLILGQAHFIKTVDDLHEALATAVPGIQFGLAFCEASGPCLIRTSGTDPSLIDLATKNAFTLSAGHVFLILLRGVYPINVLNAVKSVQEVCTIYCASSNPVEVIVAETEQGRGVMGVIDGFRPRGVETDADLRSRKELLRRVGYKV, via the coding sequence ATGGAATTTAAATCGATCAAGATCGACAAACCGGAAGAGATTAATCTGATTCTCGGACAGGCGCACTTCATCAAAACCGTGGACGACCTTCACGAGGCGTTGGCGACGGCGGTGCCGGGGATCCAGTTCGGCCTCGCGTTCTGCGAGGCTTCCGGCCCCTGCCTGATTCGGACGAGCGGGACCGACCCCTCTCTGATCGATCTGGCAACGAAGAATGCCTTTACCCTTTCCGCGGGACATGTTTTCCTCATCCTGCTGCGCGGGGTCTATCCGATTAATGTCTTAAATGCGGTCAAGTCGGTTCAAGAGGTCTGCACGATTTACTGCGCCAGTTCAAACCCAGTGGAGGTGATCGTGGCCGAAACCGAGCAAGGGAGGGGGGTGATGGGGGTGATCGACGGATTTCGGCCGAGAGGGGTCGAGACCGATGCCGATCTGCGGTCCCGCAAAGAATTGCTCCGCCGTGTCGGATACAAGGTGTGA
- a CDS encoding chaperone modulator CbpM, which yields MRRMGSIQKWITYRKDDSGEEICYVTLEGLARLTHVPMTSVRRMQEEGLIAPIRGEERLFPQETLRRIAKIERLRAQLQIDLGGIDIILGLMERMEEMEREIATLRREARR from the coding sequence ATGCGGAGAATGGGATCGATCCAAAAATGGATCACCTACCGGAAGGATGATTCGGGTGAAGAGATCTGCTACGTCACGCTCGAGGGGCTCGCGCGGTTGACCCATGTTCCGATGACATCGGTCCGCCGGATGCAGGAAGAAGGTTTGATTGCGCCGATTCGGGGCGAGGAGCGGTTGTTTCCGCAGGAGACCCTTCGCCGCATCGCCAAGATCGAGCGGCTTCGCGCCCAACTTCAGATCGATCTCGGCGGAATCGACATTATTCTCGGTCTGATGGAACGGATGGAGGAGATGGAGCGGGAGATCGCCACCTTGCGGCGGGAGGCGCGGCGGTGA
- a CDS encoding ABC transporter ATP-binding protein/permease: MRDQTTNPEWLSQGRRALIFIRPFRGVVFVILGLTLGGAALSAVEPLVLKYLFDELGGGGTFQTVGLAVGGLLALGLGHEAILALSSWLTWRVRLGVHYGLLEATVDRLHSLPLAFHKEESVGGIMTKLDRGIQGFLQALSEIAFNVLPALVYLALSFVLMLRLDGRLSWVVLAFTPLPALIGAWAAEPQTRRERTLLDRWAKIYSRFNEVLSGIMTVKSFAMEDEEKRRFLSGVREANAVVARGVGFDSGVGAAKNGIVMLARIAAIAFGGVLILRGEMTLGTLVAFLGYVGGLFGPVQGLTGIYQTLRRASVSLQTIYAILDAQDRLADPPNAREVESLRGEVLFSGVGFAYNEKKPIVRRIDLYVRPGEMVALVGPSGAGKTTLMALLQRLYDPTAGAILVDGADLRTLKQRSLRRQIGVVLQEALLFNDSVRNNIAYGKPGASQREIIEAAQAAYAHEFIARLPEGYETLVGERGGRFSAGERQRIAIARALLKNPPILILDEATSALDAESEALVQEALARLVKGRTTFVIAHRLSTVVGADRILVLKEGEIIESGDHEALMKADGYYASLVRRQTQGLLASASSTPLASLNDPI, translated from the coding sequence ATGAGAGATCAAACAACAAATCCGGAGTGGCTTTCGCAAGGACGGCGGGCGCTGATCTTTATCCGCCCTTTCCGCGGCGTCGTATTCGTGATCCTCGGATTGACGCTGGGAGGGGCGGCGCTGAGCGCGGTGGAGCCGCTGGTTCTCAAATATCTCTTCGACGAGCTCGGCGGCGGGGGGACCTTCCAGACGGTGGGGCTCGCCGTCGGCGGGCTGCTGGCGCTGGGGCTCGGCCATGAAGCGATCCTCGCCCTCTCCAGCTGGCTCACCTGGCGCGTCCGGCTCGGGGTCCACTACGGGCTGCTGGAAGCGACGGTCGACCGCCTCCATTCGCTCCCCCTGGCCTTCCACAAAGAAGAAAGCGTCGGCGGGATCATGACCAAGCTCGACCGGGGAATCCAGGGGTTTCTCCAAGCGCTCAGCGAAATCGCTTTTAATGTCCTGCCGGCGCTGGTCTATCTCGCCCTTTCTTTTGTTCTGATGCTCCGGCTCGACGGGCGACTTTCGTGGGTCGTGCTCGCCTTCACCCCGCTCCCGGCGTTGATCGGCGCCTGGGCGGCCGAGCCGCAGACCCGGCGGGAGCGGACGCTGCTCGACCGCTGGGCCAAGATCTACTCGCGCTTCAATGAAGTCCTCTCCGGCATCATGACCGTGAAGAGCTTTGCGATGGAAGATGAGGAGAAGCGACGTTTCCTGAGCGGCGTCCGTGAAGCGAACGCGGTGGTGGCGCGCGGGGTCGGTTTTGATTCCGGCGTCGGCGCGGCGAAGAACGGGATCGTCATGCTGGCCCGGATCGCGGCGATCGCCTTCGGCGGCGTTCTGATTCTCCGGGGCGAAATGACCCTCGGTACACTCGTCGCCTTTCTCGGCTACGTCGGCGGCCTCTTCGGACCGGTCCAGGGTCTCACCGGGATTTACCAAACCCTCCGGCGCGCTTCGGTCTCTCTCCAGACGATCTACGCGATTCTCGACGCGCAGGACCGGCTGGCCGATCCGCCGAACGCGCGGGAAGTCGAATCGCTCCGCGGGGAGGTCCTCTTCTCCGGTGTCGGCTTTGCCTACAATGAAAAAAAACCGATCGTTCGCCGGATCGACCTCTATGTCCGGCCGGGCGAGATGGTCGCCCTCGTCGGCCCGAGCGGCGCCGGCAAGACGACCCTCATGGCGCTGCTCCAGCGGCTCTACGACCCGACCGCCGGCGCGATCCTCGTCGACGGGGCCGATCTGCGGACCCTCAAGCAGCGATCGCTCCGGCGGCAGATCGGCGTGGTCCTTCAGGAGGCGCTGCTCTTCAACGATTCGGTCCGAAACAACATCGCCTACGGCAAACCGGGCGCCTCGCAGCGCGAGATCATCGAAGCGGCCCAGGCGGCCTATGCCCACGAATTCATCGCGCGTCTTCCGGAAGGATATGAGACCCTGGTGGGGGAGCGGGGAGGCCGGTTCTCGGCGGGAGAGCGGCAGCGGATCGCGATCGCGCGCGCGCTGCTGAAGAATCCTCCGATCCTCATTTTGGATGAAGCGACCTCGGCGCTCGATGCGGAGTCGGAGGCGCTGGTTCAAGAAGCGCTGGCGCGGCTGGTCAAAGGACGGACCACCTTCGTCATCGCCCACCGCCTCTCTACCGTTGTCGGCGCCGATCGAATCTTGGTGCTCAAGGAGGGGGAGATCATCGAGAGCGGCGATCACGAAGCCCTGATGAAGGCTGACGGCTATTACGCCTCTCTCGTCCGGCGGCAGACGCAGGGGCTTCTCGCAAGCGCCTCTTCCACCCCGCTGGCCTCTCTCAACGATCCGATCTGA